The DNA region TCCGCTCGTACGAACGCGGGGAGCGGGTGCATCTCGCCATGGTCAGCCGGGGGTACGCCGGTTCGATGCCGGTCATCGACGAGGTGACCGCGTCCCGGGCGCAGTGGTCGTACGCGCTCGCCCTGCCGTCCGCCGCCCTCGTCGTGTGTCTGTTGGGATGGACCCTGTGACCTCCTCCGTGACTCCTGTTACCGCGCCCTCCCTGGAAGTCTCCGGACTCGCCTTCGCCTACCCCGACGGACACCAGGCCCTCTTCGGCGTCGACTTCACCGTCGATCGCGGTGAGCGCGTGGCGCTGCTCGGGCCGAACGGCGCCGGCAAGACGACCCTCGTGCTGCACCTCAACGGCATCCTGACCGGCGGTGCCGGGACCGTGACGGTGGCCGGGCTGCCCGTCGGCCGGAAGCACATGGCGGAGATCCGGCGGAAGGTCGGCATCGTCTTCCAGGACCCGGACGACCAGCTGTTCATGCCGAGCGTGCGCGAGGACGTGGCCTTCGGGCCCGCGGCCGCCGGGCTCAAGGGGCCCGAGCTGGAGGCGCGGGTGCGCACCGCCCTGGAGCGGGTCGGGATGGAGGCCTTCGCCGACCGCCCGCCGCACCATCTCTCCTTCGGGCAGCGGCGCCGGGTGGCGGTCGCGACCGTGCTCGCGATGGAGCCGGAGATCCTGGTCCTCGACGAGCCGTCGTCCAACCTCGACCCCGCCTCACGGCGCGAACTCGCCGACATCCTGCGGTCGTTGGACGTGACCGTGCTCATGGTCACGCACGATCTGCCGTACGCCCTCGAACTGTGCCCGCGGGCCCTGATCCTCAGCGACGGCGTGATCGCGGCGGACGGCAGGACCGGCGAGCTTCTGTCGGACGACGAGCTGATGCGGGAGCACCGTCTGGAGTTGCCGTTCGGCTTCGACCCGCGCTCCGTGACAATGGGCGCGTGACGAACGAAGAGGGTCCGACGGCGGATTCGCCCGACGAGGGCGCGCCGGCCGGTTCGCTGCTGCTCGACGACCAGTTGTGCTTCGCGCTGTACGCGGCCCAGCGTGCCGTGACCGCCGCGTACCGTCCGCTCCTCGAAGCGCTCGGGCTCACCTATCCGCAGTACCTGGTCATGCTCGTCCTCTGGGAGCGCGGCGAGCTCACCGTCAAGGAGCTGGCCGGGACCCTGCGGCTCGACTACGGGACCATGTCGCCGCTGCTCAAACGCCTGGAGTCGGCCGGTCTTGTCCACCGGGAGCGCTCCGTGCTGGACGAGCGGTCGGTGCTGGTCGCGGTCACCGGGCGGGGCGAGGAGCTGCGGGAGCGCGCGGAGTGCGTGCCGTCGGCGCTGCTGGCCGGGACGCGGCTGACGGCGGACGAGGTGGAGCGGCTGCGCGCGGACCTCCGGCGGCTGACCTCGATGTTACCGACGGTTTCTACCCCCAAGTAATAAGTGGCCGGATCGGTGGATACATTGTGTGCGATGTGTTTGTGCACTCTGTTTCTGGACTCTGATTCCGCGTTCTCGCGTGCCTGGGGGTGAGGCGATCCATGACCGACGCCGCTGTTGACCTCGACAGCCGTCCCACGAAGATCATGTACGTGGCCGAGGCCACGGCACACGGGGGCCGCGAAGGGTATGTGACCAGCCAGGACGGCCAGCTGGAGCTGAAGGTCGCGATGCCTCCGGCGCTGGGCGGCGACGGTAACGGCACCAACCCGGAGCAGCTCTTCGCGGCCGGCTTCAGCTCCTGCTTCCACAACGCGCTGGTCCTGGTCGGCCGCCGCGAGGGCTTCGACCTGACCGGTTCGACGGTCGCCGCGAAGGTCGGAATCGGCCCCAACAAGCAGCGCGGTTACGGCCTCGCGGTCGCCCTGAGCGTCTCGCTGCCGATCCTCGACCAGGACGTGGCGTCGAAGCTCGTGGACGCCGCCCACCAGGTCTGCCCGTACTCGAACGCGACACGCGGCAACATCGAGGTCACGATCCTGCTGGGCTAGGGCCGGTCCGACAATTCTCAGGAATCGCGGGCGGTGGGTGGGCGTTGCACCCACTGTCCGCGGAGCGAGTTGGACAGGACTGGACTGAACGGAGCACGGGCGTGGACGTGAACGGCACT from Streptomyces sp. NBC_00258 includes:
- a CDS encoding MarR family winged helix-turn-helix transcriptional regulator → MTNEEGPTADSPDEGAPAGSLLLDDQLCFALYAAQRAVTAAYRPLLEALGLTYPQYLVMLVLWERGELTVKELAGTLRLDYGTMSPLLKRLESAGLVHRERSVLDERSVLVAVTGRGEELRERAECVPSALLAGTRLTADEVERLRADLRRLTSMLPTVSTPK
- a CDS encoding energy-coupling factor ABC transporter ATP-binding protein, which codes for MDPVTSSVTPVTAPSLEVSGLAFAYPDGHQALFGVDFTVDRGERVALLGPNGAGKTTLVLHLNGILTGGAGTVTVAGLPVGRKHMAEIRRKVGIVFQDPDDQLFMPSVREDVAFGPAAAGLKGPELEARVRTALERVGMEAFADRPPHHLSFGQRRRVAVATVLAMEPEILVLDEPSSNLDPASRRELADILRSLDVTVLMVTHDLPYALELCPRALILSDGVIAADGRTGELLSDDELMREHRLELPFGFDPRSVTMGA
- a CDS encoding organic hydroperoxide resistance protein, translating into MTDAAVDLDSRPTKIMYVAEATAHGGREGYVTSQDGQLELKVAMPPALGGDGNGTNPEQLFAAGFSSCFHNALVLVGRREGFDLTGSTVAAKVGIGPNKQRGYGLAVALSVSLPILDQDVASKLVDAAHQVCPYSNATRGNIEVTILLG